A region of Micromonospora chokoriensis DNA encodes the following proteins:
- a CDS encoding SpoIIE family protein phosphatase — MSAETGTAATGARDGAVRRVRLPADRRTPAAARAVVRSVLTESHLDELANEALLLTTELTTNAVEHARTELDIEVVADEIGLTVTVSDFAPGSGDELTVGARNDSTEINEVSERGRGLLLVDHFASRWGTTYLPTGKGVWFRLDRPGTETSAEALAGGTSAPTSAGPGTTADKSAPSASAMSELMQTAPDLYADDPLPDFATSLLSRVAEMVGAAGGTIRLDRGDGQGRQVLARFGRPPRPGSELLRVPLTVHRPYTGELELDAAPSAYARPLAVLTAERLSLHLENDRLRRADVRRQVWLTFLAEASELLAQSLDVDLTMALVPQLVVPRLGQWCAVHTTDEWGRLRLAAASHADESTLPQLHKVLAETGPDSIQARLREASRSAAQIPLGGPMEGFAVPLIARGQRLGTLAVGRHQRHRHDPDEVAVLEDVARRAALAIENARIHAERRRVAQTLQQSLLPPVLPVVDGIGFAAEYVPTGDDAEVGGDFYDVVPLPDGRWLVVIGDVSGKGVQAAAVTGLVRDVIRVLVGDGKPLPEVLARLNETLVERGGGRYCTLALAAVGPGEGDTLDVSLHLAGHDRPVLLSAAGGAGFFGTGGTALGLLDTITSPTAQIALAPGDSLIFYTDGVTERRRGRELFGTDRLRDAAAPLAGYSADVVAARLRSAAINFSAEPPRDDIAVLVLRNDAT, encoded by the coding sequence GTGTCAGCCGAGACGGGGACGGCGGCGACCGGGGCCCGGGACGGGGCGGTCCGGCGTGTCCGGTTGCCCGCAGATCGCCGTACGCCAGCCGCCGCCCGCGCCGTGGTCCGCTCGGTGTTGACCGAGTCACACCTGGACGAACTGGCCAACGAGGCGCTCCTGCTCACCACCGAGCTGACCACGAACGCCGTGGAGCACGCCCGCACCGAGCTGGACATCGAGGTCGTCGCCGACGAGATCGGGCTGACCGTCACCGTCTCGGACTTCGCCCCCGGCTCCGGCGACGAGCTGACCGTCGGCGCCCGCAACGACTCCACCGAGATCAACGAGGTCTCCGAGCGGGGTCGGGGCCTCCTGCTGGTCGACCACTTCGCCAGCCGCTGGGGCACGACGTACCTGCCCACCGGGAAGGGCGTCTGGTTCCGGCTGGACCGCCCCGGCACCGAGACGTCGGCCGAGGCCCTCGCCGGTGGCACGTCGGCGCCGACCAGCGCCGGCCCGGGTACGACAGCGGACAAGTCCGCGCCGAGCGCCAGCGCGATGAGCGAACTCATGCAGACCGCGCCCGACCTGTACGCGGACGACCCGCTGCCCGACTTCGCCACCAGTCTCCTCAGCCGGGTCGCCGAGATGGTGGGCGCGGCCGGCGGCACGATCCGCCTGGACCGGGGCGACGGGCAGGGCCGCCAGGTGTTGGCCCGCTTCGGCCGACCGCCCCGCCCGGGCAGTGAGCTGCTCCGGGTGCCGCTGACCGTGCACCGCCCGTACACCGGTGAGCTGGAGTTGGACGCCGCGCCGTCGGCGTACGCCCGGCCGTTGGCGGTGCTGACCGCCGAGCGACTGTCGCTGCACCTGGAGAACGACCGGCTGCGCCGGGCCGACGTCCGCCGGCAGGTGTGGCTGACGTTCCTCGCCGAGGCGAGTGAGCTGCTCGCCCAGTCGTTGGACGTCGACCTGACCATGGCCCTGGTGCCGCAGTTGGTGGTGCCCCGGCTTGGTCAGTGGTGCGCGGTGCACACCACCGACGAGTGGGGCCGGCTGCGGCTGGCAGCGGCCAGCCACGCCGACGAGTCGACGCTCCCGCAACTGCACAAGGTGTTGGCGGAGACCGGGCCGGATTCGATCCAGGCCCGTCTGCGCGAGGCGTCGCGCAGCGCGGCGCAGATCCCCCTGGGCGGGCCGATGGAAGGTTTCGCGGTCCCGCTGATCGCCCGTGGCCAGCGGCTCGGCACCCTGGCGGTGGGGCGGCACCAGCGGCACCGGCACGACCCGGACGAGGTGGCCGTGCTGGAGGACGTGGCCCGGCGGGCGGCGCTGGCCATCGAGAACGCGCGGATCCACGCCGAGCGCCGCCGCGTGGCGCAGACGCTTCAGCAGTCCCTGCTACCGCCGGTGCTTCCCGTCGTGGACGGGATCGGTTTCGCCGCCGAGTACGTGCCGACCGGCGACGACGCCGAGGTGGGGGGTGACTTCTACGACGTGGTGCCGCTGCCCGACGGGCGTTGGCTGGTGGTGATCGGTGACGTCTCGGGCAAGGGTGTCCAGGCCGCCGCGGTGACCGGGTTGGTCCGGGATGTGATCCGGGTGCTGGTCGGGGACGGTAAACCGTTGCCGGAGGTGTTGGCGCGGCTCAACGAGACGCTCGTCGAGCGGGGCGGCGGGCGATACTGCACGTTGGCGCTGGCGGCGGTGGGGCCCGGCGAGGGCGACACGCTCGACGTGTCACTGCACCTGGCCGGGCACGACCGTCCGGTGCTGCTGTCGGCAGCGGGCGGTGCCGGGTTCTTCGGCACCGGTGGCACCGCGCTCGGCCTGCTCGACACGATCACCTCACCGACGGCGCAGATCGCGCTCGCCCCCGGCGACTCGCTGATCTTCTACACCGATGGCGTCACCGAGCGGCGACGGGGCCGGGAGCTGTTCGGCACCGACCGTCTGCGGGATGCCGCAGCGCCTCTGGCCGGTTATTCGGCCGACGTGGTGGCCGCCCGGCTGCGCTCCGCCGCGATCAACTTCTCGGCCGAGCCGCCCCGGGACGACATCGCCGTCCTGGTGCTGCGCAACGACGCCACCTGA
- a CDS encoding FAD-binding oxidoreductase: MAAAASSLGRSGALDITRRLAAICGPPFSRLGGPADEVAGRPARWVAVPGGPHAAAEVLRLAAAHDLAVVPRGAGTKIDWGATPVQVDIMLDTGRLAGIGHEPVGALVAEVGAGTPLRAVQATLERTGQRLAMDAPSPGATVGGVLAAGEAGPLSHRHGSPCDQLLGVRYLAADGELVSAGGGAPGLDLARLLCGSQGALGVLVSATLRVQPVPASRVWVSRPVWTPLEVHDLVRTILAARLEPAAVELDLPGGTPRPRHPYPPGHPAATARERHPSMSGRAGAPSRAGSLVVLLEGGPADVTERAERLVGLLHGEATIAHSAPTWWRRYPFAPGDTALRLEVPIGDLHAAVYALRDAAGAPVPVRGSAGLGVVHAALPGALAPDRVASILAAVRGVLLARQGRCVVVSAPTAVRRAVDLWGELAGLTHLRAAKAHLDPEHRLAPGRLPGGL; encoded by the coding sequence ATGGCGGCAGCAGCGAGTTCCCTCGGCCGGTCCGGAGCCCTCGACATCACCCGACGACTGGCGGCCATCTGTGGTCCACCGTTCTCCCGGCTGGGTGGGCCGGCTGACGAGGTCGCCGGGCGGCCGGCGCGTTGGGTGGCGGTGCCGGGCGGCCCGCACGCCGCGGCCGAGGTGCTGCGGTTGGCCGCCGCGCACGACCTGGCAGTCGTGCCCAGGGGTGCCGGCACCAAGATCGACTGGGGTGCCACGCCGGTGCAGGTGGACATCATGCTCGACACCGGCCGGCTGGCCGGCATCGGTCACGAGCCGGTCGGCGCGCTGGTCGCCGAGGTGGGCGCCGGCACCCCGCTGCGAGCCGTGCAGGCCACGTTGGAGCGCACCGGGCAGCGGCTGGCGATGGACGCCCCCTCGCCCGGTGCGACAGTCGGTGGGGTGCTCGCCGCGGGCGAGGCGGGCCCGCTCAGTCACCGCCACGGCAGCCCGTGCGACCAACTGCTCGGTGTCCGCTACCTCGCCGCCGACGGTGAGTTGGTGAGCGCCGGAGGTGGCGCACCCGGGCTCGACCTGGCCCGGCTGCTCTGTGGCTCCCAGGGCGCGCTCGGCGTGCTGGTCTCGGCGACACTGCGGGTGCAGCCCGTTCCGGCGAGCCGGGTGTGGGTGTCCCGTCCGGTGTGGACGCCGTTGGAGGTGCACGACCTGGTCCGGACGATCCTCGCCGCCCGACTGGAGCCCGCGGCCGTCGAGCTGGACCTGCCCGGAGGCACGCCCCGACCGCGTCATCCGTACCCGCCGGGTCACCCGGCCGCCACCGCCCGGGAGCGCCACCCGTCGATGTCCGGCCGGGCCGGTGCGCCGTCGCGGGCCGGCAGTCTGGTGGTGCTGTTGGAGGGCGGTCCCGCCGACGTCACCGAACGCGCCGAGCGCCTGGTCGGTCTGCTGCACGGGGAGGCGACGATCGCCCACTCCGCGCCGACGTGGTGGCGTCGGTACCCGTTCGCCCCCGGCGACACCGCACTACGGCTCGAGGTGCCGATCGGCGACCTGCACGCCGCCGTCTACGCGTTGCGCGACGCGGCCGGCGCGCCGGTGCCGGTGCGCGGGTCCGCCGGCCTGGGCGTGGTGCACGCGGCACTGCCCGGAGCGCTGGCCCCCGACCGGGTGGCGTCCATCCTGGCAGCCGTCCGAGGTGTGCTGCTGGCCCGGCAGGGCCGCTGCGTGGTGGTCTCCGCCCCGACGGCGGTGCGGCGTGCCGTCGACCTCTGGGGCGAGCTGGCCGGCCTGACCCACCTGCGGGCGGCCAAGGCGCACCTCGATCCGGAGCACCGGCTCGCGCCCGGGCGTCTCCCGGGCGGTCTGTGA
- a CDS encoding S9 family peptidase produces the protein MTTETAPPAAKRVPTERTHHGDTVIDEYAWLAAKDDPETIAYLTAENEYTDARTAHLTDLRATLFEETRQRTRETDLSVPTRKGGHWYYTRTVEGQQYGVHCRRAVRDGEIDPPVSADGAPLDGEEVLLDGNLLAEGHDFFSLGAFDVSPDGRWLAYSTDFSGDERFTLRIKDLTTGELLPDEVPDTFYGTAWSSDASVLFYVTVDDAWRPNRVWRHTVGSAAADDVVVHQEDDERFWVGVELTRSEKFILIDIHSKVTSEVLVIPAGNPTGAPAVIAPRRQGVEYAVEHHGHRFLILHNDGAEDFALAFTSADAPGDWVPVIEHTPGTRLESVDAFANHLVVSLRTDGLTGLRVLPVGSDDSYDIDFPEPLYSVGLDANPEYRTGQVRLRYSSLVTPDSVYDYDLVTRQMVLRKQKPVLPGPDGRPYDPAEYEQHRDWALADDGTRVPVSLVCRVGTPRDGSAPCELYGYGSYEASMDPWFSVARLSLLDRGVVFAVAHTRGGGELGRRWYDQGKLLAKKNTFTDFVACARHLVKAGWTASDRLVARGASAGGLLMGAVANIAPDAFAGVVAQVPFVDALTSILDPSLPLTVTEWEEWGNPLEDPEVYAYMKSYTPYENVVAVDYPAILAVTSLNDTRVLYSEPAKWIARLRAVSPGGDYLLKTEMGAGHGGPSGRYDAWREEAFINAWILDRLGRA, from the coding sequence GTGACCACCGAGACTGCCCCGCCCGCGGCGAAGCGGGTGCCCACCGAGCGCACCCACCACGGCGACACCGTCATCGACGAGTACGCCTGGCTCGCCGCCAAGGACGATCCGGAGACGATCGCTTACCTGACCGCCGAGAACGAATACACCGACGCGCGGACGGCACACCTGACCGACCTACGCGCCACGCTGTTCGAGGAGACCCGGCAACGCACCCGGGAGACCGACCTGTCCGTGCCGACCCGCAAGGGCGGGCACTGGTACTACACCCGGACGGTCGAGGGGCAGCAGTACGGGGTGCACTGCCGTCGCGCGGTCCGCGACGGTGAGATCGACCCGCCGGTCAGCGCCGACGGCGCCCCGCTCGACGGTGAGGAGGTGCTGCTCGACGGCAACCTGCTGGCCGAGGGGCACGACTTCTTCTCGCTGGGCGCGTTCGACGTCAGCCCGGATGGTCGTTGGCTGGCCTACTCCACCGACTTCTCCGGCGACGAGCGGTTCACCCTGCGCATCAAGGACCTGACCACCGGCGAGTTGCTGCCCGACGAGGTGCCCGACACCTTCTACGGCACCGCCTGGTCGTCCGACGCCTCGGTGCTGTTCTACGTGACGGTGGACGACGCCTGGCGGCCGAACCGGGTGTGGCGGCACACCGTCGGCTCGGCCGCCGCCGACGACGTGGTGGTCCACCAGGAGGACGACGAGCGGTTCTGGGTCGGCGTGGAGCTGACCCGCTCGGAGAAGTTCATCCTGATCGACATCCACAGCAAGGTCACCAGCGAGGTGCTGGTGATCCCCGCCGGCAACCCGACCGGCGCCCCGGCCGTGATCGCACCCCGGCGCCAGGGCGTCGAGTACGCGGTGGAGCACCACGGTCACCGTTTCCTGATCCTGCACAACGACGGCGCGGAGGACTTCGCGCTGGCGTTCACCTCGGCGGACGCGCCGGGCGACTGGGTGCCGGTGATCGAGCACACCCCCGGCACCCGGCTGGAGTCCGTCGACGCCTTCGCCAACCACCTGGTGGTGTCGCTGCGCACCGACGGTCTCACCGGGCTGCGGGTGTTGCCGGTCGGCAGCGACGACTCGTACGACATCGACTTCCCGGAGCCGCTCTACAGTGTCGGGCTGGACGCCAACCCGGAGTACCGCACCGGGCAGGTCCGTCTCCGCTACTCCTCCCTGGTCACCCCCGACTCGGTGTACGACTACGACCTGGTCACCCGGCAGATGGTGCTGCGTAAGCAGAAGCCGGTGCTGCCCGGGCCGGACGGCCGGCCGTACGACCCCGCCGAGTACGAGCAGCACCGCGACTGGGCGCTCGCCGACGACGGCACCCGCGTACCGGTCTCCCTGGTCTGCCGCGTCGGTACGCCCCGGGACGGCTCGGCCCCCTGCGAGCTGTACGGCTACGGCTCGTACGAGGCCAGCATGGACCCGTGGTTCTCGGTGGCCCGGCTGTCCCTGCTGGACCGGGGTGTGGTCTTCGCCGTGGCACACACCCGGGGTGGCGGTGAGCTGGGCAGGCGCTGGTACGACCAGGGCAAGCTGCTGGCCAAGAAGAACACCTTCACCGACTTCGTCGCCTGCGCCCGACACCTGGTCAAGGCCGGCTGGACGGCCAGCGACCGGTTGGTCGCCCGGGGCGCCTCGGCCGGTGGCCTGCTGATGGGCGCGGTCGCCAACATCGCACCGGACGCGTTCGCCGGGGTCGTGGCGCAGGTGCCGTTCGTGGACGCCCTCACGTCGATCCTCGACCCGTCGCTGCCGCTGACCGTCACCGAGTGGGAGGAGTGGGGCAACCCACTGGAGGACCCCGAGGTGTACGCGTACATGAAGTCCTACACGCCATACGAGAACGTCGTCGCCGTCGACTACCCGGCGATCCTCGCGGTCACCAGCCTCAACGACACGCGGGTGCTCTACTCCGAGCCGGCGAAGTGGATCGCCCGGTTGCGGGCGGTCTCCCCGGGCGGTGACTACCTGCTCAAGACCGAGATGGGTGCCGGGCACGGCGGCCCGAGCGGTCGCTACGACGCCTGGCGCGAGGAGGCGTTCATCAACGCCTGGATCCTGGACCGGCTCGGCCGCGCCTGA
- a CDS encoding FtsX-like permease family protein yields MRLALAGSRTDVARVALTALSALLATLAGLAALTVLAIRTPAATDENPNRLSEQYHNALLSEPGLRGGTTFALLMLMVPVLALAGQCARLGAPARDRRLAAIRLAGATPGQVTRLAVLETGLAALLGTLAGLGVYLGGREVLHRPDARGQLALPTDVLPSSGAVTAVVLGLPVIAALVTALMLRTVTTSPLGVSRKAARERGPRPWAGYLIGLGVVSFAAIRPMYERVGDNAVVLGRLLPLMFAVSALAAMIGVVIGTGWISYHCGKLMRRYARRPPALLAAGRLMADPWAGSRTFAALLAALIFGGGAAVQRAYFATKDQLDREQSQLVGVAEVPDSFYLSTMDLVDLAVGVAILIAAGGLIVALVEGIVARRRAYAALVATGVPRATLSRSVAWQAFAPAVPAILLALTVGTLLGRGLVTEVSAGGGSASVCEATAALCADPAASGQYTRIVHFPAVHRDVPVPLEHLAWLGAGGVVAVLVTVGVGLLFLRASTALDELRTT; encoded by the coding sequence GTGCGTCTAGCGCTCGCCGGGAGTCGCACCGACGTCGCCCGGGTCGCGCTGACCGCACTCAGCGCCCTGCTGGCTACCCTGGCCGGGCTCGCGGCGCTGACCGTGCTGGCCATCCGCACTCCGGCGGCGACGGACGAGAATCCGAACAGGTTGTCCGAGCAGTACCACAACGCCCTGTTGAGCGAACCGGGGCTGCGTGGCGGCACGACGTTCGCGCTGCTCATGCTGATGGTTCCGGTGCTGGCGCTGGCCGGTCAGTGTGCCCGGCTCGGAGCGCCGGCGCGGGACCGTCGGCTGGCCGCGATCCGGCTCGCCGGCGCCACCCCCGGCCAGGTCACCCGGCTGGCCGTGCTGGAGACCGGTCTGGCCGCCCTGCTCGGCACGTTGGCCGGGCTGGGCGTCTACCTGGGCGGTCGCGAGGTGCTGCACCGGCCGGACGCGCGCGGCCAACTGGCCCTGCCCACCGATGTGCTGCCGTCGTCCGGGGCGGTGACTGCCGTGGTGCTCGGTCTGCCGGTCATCGCCGCGCTGGTCACCGCACTGATGCTCCGTACGGTCACCACCAGCCCGCTCGGCGTGAGCCGCAAGGCCGCCCGCGAGCGCGGCCCGAGGCCGTGGGCGGGCTATCTGATCGGGCTCGGCGTGGTGTCGTTCGCGGCGATCCGCCCGATGTACGAGCGGGTCGGCGACAACGCAGTGGTGCTCGGCCGGCTGCTCCCGTTGATGTTCGCGGTGAGCGCCCTCGCGGCGATGATCGGTGTGGTGATCGGCACGGGCTGGATCTCGTACCACTGCGGGAAGCTGATGCGGCGATACGCCCGTCGGCCTCCGGCCCTGCTCGCGGCGGGCCGGCTGATGGCCGACCCGTGGGCGGGCAGCCGCACGTTCGCGGCGCTGCTCGCTGCGCTGATCTTCGGCGGTGGTGCGGCCGTCCAGCGTGCCTACTTCGCCACAAAGGACCAGCTCGACCGGGAGCAGAGCCAGCTCGTCGGCGTGGCTGAGGTCCCCGACTCGTTCTACCTGTCCACGATGGATCTCGTCGACCTGGCGGTGGGGGTGGCCATCCTGATCGCGGCCGGCGGCCTGATCGTGGCGCTGGTCGAGGGGATCGTCGCCCGTCGGCGGGCGTACGCCGCGTTGGTCGCCACCGGGGTGCCCCGAGCCACGCTGAGCCGATCGGTGGCCTGGCAGGCGTTCGCCCCGGCGGTGCCGGCGATCCTGCTCGCGCTCACCGTGGGCACCCTGCTCGGCCGTGGGCTTGTCACGGAGGTGTCAGCGGGAGGTGGGTCGGCATCGGTCTGTGAGGCCACAGCGGCGCTCTGTGCCGACCCTGCCGCCAGTGGGCAGTACACCCGGATCGTGCACTTCCCCGCCGTGCACCGAGACGTTCCCGTACCCCTGGAGCACCTGGCCTGGCTCGGTGCCGGCGGGGTGGTCGCGGTGCTGGTGACGGTCGGCGTCGGCCTGCTCTTCCTCCGCGCCAGCACCGCGCTGGACGAGCTGCGCACGACCTGA
- a CDS encoding ABC transporter ATP-binding protein — translation MTQLQARGVVRAYGPTPALRGVTLDVAEGEIVAVTGPSGCGKSTLLHCLAGILRPDAGEVAWRGQRIDTWSEAARSRLRRTEFGVLFQFGQLVAELTAAENVALPLLLAGTGRREARTAALTWLDRFGVTEVADVRPGEMSGGQQQRCATARALVTEPRVLFADEPTGALDTLTGEQVLTQLVRLAREQRTAVVLVTHEPRIAAYADREVVLRDGLVDHTGLGLDVPMVGGTR, via the coding sequence GTGACACAACTCCAGGCGCGCGGCGTGGTTCGGGCGTACGGCCCGACACCCGCGCTGCGCGGCGTGACGCTCGACGTGGCCGAGGGTGAGATCGTCGCCGTCACCGGCCCGAGCGGCTGCGGCAAGTCGACCCTGCTGCACTGCCTGGCCGGGATCCTCCGCCCGGACGCCGGCGAGGTCGCCTGGCGCGGCCAGCGCATCGACACCTGGTCGGAGGCGGCCCGGTCCCGGCTGCGGCGCACCGAGTTCGGGGTGCTGTTCCAGTTCGGCCAGTTGGTGGCCGAGTTGACCGCGGCGGAGAACGTCGCTCTTCCCCTGCTCCTCGCCGGCACGGGGCGGCGAGAGGCACGGACGGCGGCGCTCACCTGGCTGGACCGGTTCGGGGTGACCGAGGTGGCCGACGTGCGCCCGGGTGAGATGTCCGGCGGTCAACAGCAACGTTGCGCCACGGCGCGGGCGCTGGTGACCGAGCCACGGGTGCTCTTCGCCGACGAGCCGACCGGCGCGCTGGACACGCTCACCGGCGAGCAGGTCCTCACCCAACTGGTCCGGCTCGCCCGTGAGCAGCGCACCGCCGTCGTGCTGGTGACGCACGAGCCGCGGATCGCCGCGTACGCCGATCGGGAGGTCGTGCTGCGTGACGGCCTGGTGGACCACACGGGCCTGGGGCTCGACGTGCCGATGGTCGGCGGCACCCGGTGA
- a CDS encoding PadR family transcriptional regulator: MSTPHVLLGLLAAGSRHGYELKRAHDERLPRARPLAFGQVYATLGRLERDGLVAAAGQDRAGGPDRTAYALTDHGRTTLDHWLTTVEPPMPYVASTLFAKVVVALLVADVDRARSYLIAQRAAHTARLRELTTVKADPTATLSDVVAADFAISHLDADLRWLHTTLGRVADWHREVHP; encoded by the coding sequence GTGTCCACGCCGCATGTTCTGCTCGGGTTGTTGGCTGCTGGCAGCCGGCACGGTTACGAGCTGAAGCGTGCGCACGACGAGCGGCTGCCGAGGGCTCGGCCGTTGGCCTTCGGGCAGGTCTACGCCACTCTCGGTCGCCTCGAACGCGACGGCCTGGTGGCCGCCGCCGGGCAGGATCGCGCGGGCGGTCCGGATCGCACTGCCTACGCGCTGACCGACCACGGGCGGACCACGCTGGACCACTGGCTCACCACTGTGGAACCACCCATGCCGTACGTGGCCAGCACGCTCTTCGCCAAGGTCGTCGTGGCGCTCCTGGTCGCCGACGTCGACCGGGCCCGGTCCTACCTGATCGCCCAGCGCGCCGCGCACACCGCGCGGCTGCGTGAGCTGACCACCGTCAAGGCCGACCCGACCGCCACCCTCAGCGACGTGGTCGCGGCGGACTTCGCGATCTCCCATCTCGACGCGGACCTGCGGTGGTTGCACACCACCCTGGGCCGGGTCGCCGACTGGCACCGGGAGGTGCACCCGTGA
- a CDS encoding TIGR03086 family metal-binding protein translates to MTTQTSDLLAAAAPRTVDVVRGITDDQLDLPTPCRDYVVRDLLNHLFEVVVNFQGLAAKQPVEWAEKPDHLGDGWRDRFGVETDRLVAAWSDPSTLEGVSPGMGLPQTVVGGMALLDLTVHGWDLAVATDQRYQPAPEAVAELHGLVEQLGPTARRMGVFADPVTHPTTPTDGPDLAHLLTQTGRTPTWPTPTP, encoded by the coding sequence ATGACCACTCAGACTAGCGATCTGCTGGCGGCTGCCGCGCCGCGAACCGTCGACGTGGTGCGGGGCATCACCGACGACCAGCTCGACCTGCCCACGCCCTGCCGCGACTACGTGGTGCGTGACCTGCTCAACCACCTCTTCGAAGTGGTGGTCAACTTCCAGGGGCTGGCCGCGAAGCAGCCGGTGGAATGGGCGGAGAAGCCCGACCACCTCGGTGACGGCTGGCGGGACCGGTTCGGGGTGGAGACCGACCGGCTGGTCGCGGCGTGGTCGGATCCGTCCACGCTGGAGGGTGTGTCGCCGGGAATGGGCCTGCCGCAGACCGTCGTGGGCGGGATGGCTCTGTTGGACCTGACCGTGCACGGCTGGGACCTCGCCGTCGCCACCGACCAGCGGTACCAGCCGGCCCCGGAGGCGGTGGCCGAGCTGCACGGTCTGGTCGAACAGTTGGGCCCCACCGCCCGCAGGATGGGCGTCTTCGCCGACCCGGTCACCCACCCCACCACCCCGACCGACGGCCCCGACCTGGCCCACCTTCTGACCCAGACCGGCCGCACCCCCACCTGGCCCACCCCAACCCCCTAA
- a CDS encoding helix-turn-helix domain-containing protein translates to MRQRPRGDSRGILDPGRMLREVRFRRHLPAEPLRPWVEHYWLIDWALRAPFEQRVVPHPAVNVVFRRDGDGDGHGHGHGHGHGHGHGDGGDRSGTASGEVAGVGRDLFRITLTGTGRVCGVQFRPGGFHPFWQRPVSELTGRRVALPTGRLASPGIGMCAGTDEERCAALDALLSAWAPTPDPLAEEATRLAEAIRTDRTVLRVGDFAARHDVPVRRLQRLFLEYVGVGPKWVIRRYRLQEAVEQAAGGPLSWADLAADLGYSDQAHLVRDFTAVAGVSPAAYARSVR, encoded by the coding sequence ATGCGACAGCGACCGCGTGGCGACAGCCGGGGAATTCTCGACCCCGGGCGCATGCTGCGCGAGGTGCGCTTCCGACGGCACCTGCCGGCGGAGCCACTACGCCCCTGGGTCGAGCACTACTGGCTGATCGACTGGGCGCTGCGCGCACCGTTCGAGCAACGGGTCGTGCCGCACCCGGCGGTGAACGTGGTGTTCCGGCGCGACGGCGACGGCGACGGCCACGGCCACGGCCACGGCCACGGCCACGGCCACGGCCACGGCGACGGCGGGGACAGGAGCGGGACCGCGTCCGGCGAGGTCGCGGGCGTGGGTCGTGACCTGTTCCGGATCACCCTGACCGGTACCGGCCGCGTCTGCGGGGTGCAGTTCCGCCCCGGCGGCTTCCACCCCTTCTGGCAGCGCCCGGTGAGTGAGCTGACCGGCCGGCGGGTGGCGCTTCCCACGGGCCGCCTGGCATCCCCCGGGATCGGCATGTGCGCGGGCACCGACGAGGAGCGTTGCGCAGCCCTGGACGCCCTGCTCAGCGCCTGGGCGCCCACACCGGATCCGCTGGCCGAGGAGGCCACCCGGCTGGCCGAGGCGATCCGCACCGACCGGACGGTGCTGCGGGTCGGTGACTTCGCCGCGCGACACGACGTCCCGGTCCGCCGGTTGCAACGGCTCTTCCTGGAGTACGTGGGCGTCGGGCCGAAGTGGGTGATCCGCCGCTACCGACTCCAGGAGGCCGTCGAACAGGCTGCCGGCGGTCCGCTGAGCTGGGCGGACCTTGCCGCCGACCTCGGTTACAGCGACCAGGCCCACCTGGTGCGCGACTTCACCGCGGTGGCCGGGGTGTCTCCTGCCGCGTACGCCCGGTCGGTGCGCTGA